TTGATTCGTCAGTTGATTGTTGTCGCGCTTTTTCAGTCATCCAATATTTGTGAAATTTTTATATTAGTAATACAAAAGGCTCGCATCCGCTGCGAGCCCAAAAACGACCAGATGTTTTACTAAGCAGTCCATGCTGGACCATAGATGCTATGGAGCCTTCGTAGCGAGCAATACAGGATCGTTGCGATACAGATCCGGGAACATCCGTTTCAGGTCAGCCACCTTCGGCAGGTCGTTGATCGCGATGTACGGGTGGTCCGGATGCAGCGCGAGGAAGTTCTGGTGATAGCTTTCCGCCGGATAGAAGCCCTTGAAGTTCTCCACGCGAGTTACGAGCGGCGCCGAAAACACATGTGCATTGTCCAGTTGTGCGATATACGACTGCGCAATATCGCGCTGCGCTGCATTCACAGGGAAAATCGCCGATCGATATTGAGTCCCGTGGTCAGGGCCTTGATAGTTCAACTCGGTGGGATTGTGCGCGACCGAGAAGAATATCTGCAGCAACCGCCCGTACGTGATCTGCGTCGGATCGTAAGTGATCTGCACGGACTCGGCGTGCCCCGTATCGCCTTCGCTGACGGTTTCGTATTGCGCCGTGGACGCCGCGCCGCCGCTATAACCCGAGGCGACCTGCTTCACGCCGCGCACGTGTTCGAACACACCTTGCACGCCCCAGAAGCAGCCGCCCGCCAACACTGCCGTTTCGCTATGCGTCGCGGCGGCTTTTTCGTCCTGCACGGGGGCGGGGATCTTCGTCGCGGCTTCGGCCGAATGTGCGACGTGCTGCGCGGCCACGACGCCCAAAACAACCACGACGAGACCTGCGAGTCGGCTGACGGAAAAACGCTTCCGCAGCGACGCGGCTCTAGTGAATATCGTGTACATGATGGTCTTTCCTTTAGATCAGCTTGAAGTTGAGTCAGGCCGCTCGCCGGCTTACCCGAACGTGAAGGCAAACGCCTGCACACCAGGGTCGAGAAACTCGATGGAGAACGTATGGTCCGCGACTTCGCCGGATTGCCGCACCAGTTGATAGAGACGCTGCCCGGTTACGCTGCCGCTGCCGTCGGCGGCGACGTCGGTACCGTGCGACGCGCCGGGCGCGCCACCGTCGACACTGACGCGAAACCGCACGGGCTTGCCGTCCTTACCCGGACCGAGCACCAAGTGCAGGTCGCGAGCATGAAAGCGATACACGATACGGCCCGACGCGGCGACGAGCGTGGCGTGCTCGGCACCCACATTCCATGAACCGGCGAGACCCCAGTCGTTGACGGCGAGCTGCGACGGCGTTGCATACGCGTGCGCCTTGTCCTCCACTTCCCCGCCCGGCGACGCGAAGTTCTCCGCCCGCTGATAGCCGACGTAGGTTTCCGGCGATTGCATATCGGCGTTGTCCGCTGCGGCCTGCACGCCTTGGACGCCGGCATCCGCAATGCCGATCGCCATGTTCGACGCGTTTGCATGGCCCGCTTCGGCCAACAGTTGCTGAATCACCTTCTCGGACTCCGCATAGTCGCCTTCGCCGAAGTGGTGATAGCGGATCTGCCCTTTCGCGTCGACGAAATAGTGCGCGGGCCAGTACTGGTTATTCAACGCGCGCCAGATCGCATAGTTGTTGTCGATCGCGACCGGGTAGTCCACGCCCAGGTCATGCGTCGCCTTCCTCACGTTGTCGATATTACGCTCGAAGGCGAATTCCGGCGCATGCACACCGATCACGACGAGCCCCTGATCCTTGTACTTCTGCGCCCACGCTTTGACATACGGCAGCGAACGCAGACAATTGATGCACGAGTAAGTCCAGAAATCGATCAGCACGACCTTGCCGCGCAAATCCTGCAGGGTAAGCGGCGGCGAATTGAGCCATTGGACCGCGCCGTTCAGTGGAGGCAACACGCCTTCCACCGGCAGCGGCGCCGCATTGGCGGCGGTGCGCATCATCGCGCCGCCGGAGGTTGCGGCGGAGACCGGTTCGACGTTGGCGCCCCGCTGCGCCTCAGGGTTGGCGCCCTTCATTGCGCCGCCGGATGCGTCCGCCGGATTGCCGGCGACGGGCGACTTGCCCGGCGCCGCGTTCGGCGAGAACCTGTCGACGAGTTTCTGTTCGAGACCGCCGGTAGCGAGCGTCGAGACACGGGCGAGCACGCCGGTGTCGATACCCAACGCGATCGCGACGACGCCAGACAGCATCGCGACACCGATCCCGCGGCGGATCCATTCGCCCGCACCTAATGACCGCTTCATTGCCGCGAACACCTTGCCGCCGATCAGGAGCGCCACTGCCAGCGACGTCGCCGCGCCCGCCGCATAAGCAGCCAATAGCAACGTGGTGCCGACGCTCGCGCCGCGCAGTGCCGCGCCGGTCAGCACGAGGCCGAGAATCGGACCGGCGCACGGCGCCCACAGCAGACCGGTCGCGACGCCCAGCAAAAACGACGAACCGGCGCGAATCTGCTGTCCATCGGCCTGCGCGAAACTGGACAGGCGATTGCCCGCGCTGACGAGCGGCCGCATCAGATGATCGGCGAAGCGCGGGAACAGCAACGTCAGACCGAAGATCGCGAGCAGCGCGATTGCCAGCCAGCGGCCATACTGGTTGGCCTGCGTGACCCAGCCGCCGCCCACCGCGGCAAGCGTCGCGACGAGGGCGAACGTCAGTGCCATGCCGGCGAGCAAGGGCAAGCCGCTGCGCACGAACGGCTGATCGGCGCGCGCGAAAACAAACGGCAGCACCGGCAGGATGCACGGGCTGAGAATCGTGAGAGCGCCGCCGAGATAGGCAAG
Above is a genomic segment from Paraburkholderia aromaticivorans containing:
- the msrA gene encoding peptide-methionine (S)-S-oxide reductase MsrA: MYTIFTRAASLRKRFSVSRLAGLVVVVLGVVAAQHVAHSAEAATKIPAPVQDEKAAATHSETAVLAGGCFWGVQGVFEHVRGVKQVASGYSGGAASTAQYETVSEGDTGHAESVQITYDPTQITYGRLLQIFFSVAHNPTELNYQGPDHGTQYRSAIFPVNAAQRDIAQSYIAQLDNAHVFSAPLVTRVENFKGFYPAESYHQNFLALHPDHPYIAINDLPKVADLKRMFPDLYRNDPVLLATKAP
- a CDS encoding cytochrome c biogenesis protein DipZ, with product MLLIVLAYLGGALTILSPCILPVLPFVFARADQPFVRSGLPLLAGMALTFALVATLAAVGGGWVTQANQYGRWLAIALLAIFGLTLLFPRFADHLMRPLVSAGNRLSSFAQADGQQIRAGSSFLLGVATGLLWAPCAGPILGLVLTGAALRGASVGTTLLLAAYAAGAATSLAVALLIGGKVFAAMKRSLGAGEWIRRGIGVAMLSGVVAIALGIDTGVLARVSTLATGGLEQKLVDRFSPNAAPGKSPVAGNPADASGGAMKGANPEAQRGANVEPVSAATSGGAMMRTAANAAPLPVEGVLPPLNGAVQWLNSPPLTLQDLRGKVVLIDFWTYSCINCLRSLPYVKAWAQKYKDQGLVVIGVHAPEFAFERNIDNVRKATHDLGVDYPVAIDNNYAIWRALNNQYWPAHYFVDAKGQIRYHHFGEGDYAESEKVIQQLLAEAGHANASNMAIGIADAGVQGVQAAADNADMQSPETYVGYQRAENFASPGGEVEDKAHAYATPSQLAVNDWGLAGSWNVGAEHATLVAASGRIVYRFHARDLHLVLGPGKDGKPVRFRVSVDGGAPGASHGTDVAADGSGSVTGQRLYQLVRQSGEVADHTFSIEFLDPGVQAFAFTFG